CCAATGACTCGTCTGATCACAATTTTCCTTGCCGCCTTTGTATGGGTATTCCCGGTCCATGCCTTTACCCTGGTGGATAGCGACGGCAAGACGCACACCCTGACCAAGTACAAGGGCAAATGGGTGCTGGTGAATTTCTGGGCGACCTGGTGCCCCCCCTGCCTGGAAGAGATTCCCGACCTCAACGCCCTGCACGAGAACAAGAAGAACAACCTCGTGGTCCTGGGTATCGCCATGGATTACCAGGACCCCAAGACCGTGCTCCAGTTCGCCGACCAGATGATGGTGAGCTACCCCATCATCCTGGGGAACAGCAAGACCGCGGCCCAGATTGGCGCCCTCACTGGACTGCCCACCACGTATCTTTACAATCCCCAGGGCAAGATGGTGGCCTACAACGTCGGGGCTTTGACCCGGCAGACCGTGGAAAGCTACATCAGCAAGAAGAAGTGAGCGCCCCGCGTTTCCTTGAGAACGTTCCGATGAGCCTGGGCCGCCTGTCCTTTTATTGAAAGAGGAGTCGTGATGCGTTGGCTGCTGCTGCTGTTCTTCTCCCTGTGGGTCTTCAACGCCCAAGCCGAGGTGCGGGATCCCCATTCCCATTTCTTCATGCCCAAGCTGGGGGATTTCAAGGAAGAATTGGACGTGGCCAGGAGCGAAGGCAAACAGGGTGTGCTCATCATGTTCGAAATGGAGGAGTGTCCCTTCTGCTATCGCATGAAAGGCACGGTCCTGAACCAGTCCCAGGTGCAGGACTGGTATCGCAAACATTTCCTCATCTACGCCATGGACGTGAAGGGGGATACCTCCATGACCGACTTCAAGGGCAGGAATACCACCGAAAAGGCGTTCGCCCTGGAAAACCGAGCCCGGGCCACCCCCACCTTCGTATTCTTTGACCTGGAGGGCAACGCGGTGACCCGCTTCACCGGAGCGACCCGGACGGTGGACGAGTTCCTGTTGCTGGGCAAATACGTTGTGGATGGCGTGTACAAGACCATGCCGTTCAACGTCTACAAGCGCCAAGCGTCCGCCAAATGAGGCGGGCCGGTTCTGCCTGGCTATGGGTTGCCGCCCTCGCATGCTGCCTGGGCAGTGCCCGGGCAGCGGAAGCTCCCAAGCTCACCCTGGAGTCCGTCCTGGCCCTGGCGGATGCGCCCCATCCCGATCTCGACCTGGCGAAGGCCAGGGAGACGGGCGCCCGGGCCGAGGCCCGCCTGGCCGACAGCCTTGACGATTTCCGGGTGTCCCTGGAGGGGGCACTGCGCACGGGCCGCAACGAGTTCTACAACGACCGCTTCCACCCCGACCACCAGGCTCGCCTGCTGGCCCGCAAGAGCCTCTATGACGGCGGCCTTGGCGACATCAGCGTGAACGCCGCGGCGGCGGAAGCAGACGCCCGCACACTGCAGGTGATGGATGCCAGGACCCAGCGGCGCCTTACCCTCATGGCCCGTTATTTCGACGTGCTGCTGGCTGACATGCAGTACAACGCCGACACGGAGTTCCTCGCCGTGGCCTACGTGGACTGGGACAACAACAGGGACCGCCACGCCCTGGGCCAGATACCCCAGTGGAAGCTGGTGGAACTGGAATCCCGCAATCAGAATGCCCGGACCAAACGCAATGACACCCGTCGCAAGCTGCGGGAAAAGCGCATGCAACTGGCCCAGGCCATGAACCGGCAGGAACAGGTGCTGGAAGACCTGATCGATCCGCCCCTGAAGGACAACGACCGAACGCTGCCCCCCCTGGATGTCCTCGTATCCCATGCCCTGGCCCACAACCCTGGAATACAGGCCCAGGCGAAACTGCTGGCCGCAGCGCAGAACCGCCGTGAAGCGGTGCGGGCAGGCTATCGTCCCACCCTGGAGTTCGAGGCGGAAGCCGCCACCTGGAGCAGGAACACCAGTACCCGGGATGACGTGCGCGGCGGGCTGAACTTCGTCATGCCCCTGTGGCAGGGTGACCGCATCGATGCGGGCCTGGCCCGGGAACAGGCCCGCATCACCGAAATCCAGCTGCAGCATGAAAAGCTGACCATGCAATTGCGGGAGTCCCTGCTGTCCGTTTGGGAGGAAATCCAGTACCTGCTGGACAGCGAGCGCCAGAGCACCCGGACGAATTCCCTGTATCGCGACATGGCTCTGGAGAAGGCCCGGGCCGAGTATGAGATGGAACTCAAGACCAACTTGGGCACCAGCATGGCCGAGACCCAGTTGGCCCAACTCCTGCGTCGGGCCGTGGAATACCGCCTGGCCCTGGCCTGGGCCAGGCTCGAAGCCTTGTTGGGGACCCCCCTTGCGGAAGTGAAGACGAAGGACAAGTCATGAAACCCACCCGATTTCTGGGCAGCCTTGCCCTGGGCCTCACCGCCATGGCGGTCCAGGCCGCCGAATATACCGCCGAACTGGCTTGGGCCGGACGGGTTTCCCTGGCCATGCCCGTGACCGGCGTGGTGGAAACTGTGCAGGCCCAGGCAGGCCAATGGCTGAAGAAGGGCGAGCTCATGGCCGCCCTCAACCCGGTCCTGTTCAAGGCGGGTGTGGCAGAGGCCAAGGCCGATGTGGATCGCCTCGCCCTGGAGCAGGCCGACGCCCAGCGTGACCTGGACCGTGTGAAGGAACTCTACGCCCGCACCGTATCAGCCACCACGGAGCTGGATGCTGCCCAGCTACGGTTCGACAGGGCCACAGCGGCTCTGGCCGGAGC
This window of the Thiobacillus sp. genome carries:
- a CDS encoding TolC family protein — translated: MRRAGSAWLWVAALACCLGSARAAEAPKLTLESVLALADAPHPDLDLAKARETGARAEARLADSLDDFRVSLEGALRTGRNEFYNDRFHPDHQARLLARKSLYDGGLGDISVNAAAAEADARTLQVMDARTQRRLTLMARYFDVLLADMQYNADTEFLAVAYVDWDNNRDRHALGQIPQWKLVELESRNQNARTKRNDTRRKLREKRMQLAQAMNRQEQVLEDLIDPPLKDNDRTLPPLDVLVSHALAHNPGIQAQAKLLAAAQNRREAVRAGYRPTLEFEAEAATWSRNTSTRDDVRGGLNFVMPLWQGDRIDAGLAREQARITEIQLQHEKLTMQLRESLLSVWEEIQYLLDSERQSTRTNSLYRDMALEKARAEYEMELKTNLGTSMAETQLAQLLRRAVEYRLALAWARLEALLGTPLAEVKTKDKS
- a CDS encoding efflux RND transporter periplasmic adaptor subunit gives rise to the protein MKPTRFLGSLALGLTAMAVQAAEYTAELAWAGRVSLAMPVTGVVETVQAQAGQWLKKGELMAALNPVLFKAGVAEAKADVDRLALEQADAQRDLDRVKELYARTVSATTELDAAQLRFDRATAALAGAQARLDKARHQLEQSELRAPFDAIVLERLAEPGLVAATPCQPNPLFIVARSDEMVAQAVLQADQARHVVPGRKADVLLGGKAFMGETRGLSLRPDGKYRLEVALPQVKGLGPGQPATIRLH
- a CDS encoding thioredoxin fold domain-containing protein; its protein translation is MRWLLLLFFSLWVFNAQAEVRDPHSHFFMPKLGDFKEELDVARSEGKQGVLIMFEMEECPFCYRMKGTVLNQSQVQDWYRKHFLIYAMDVKGDTSMTDFKGRNTTEKAFALENRARATPTFVFFDLEGNAVTRFTGATRTVDEFLLLGKYVVDGVYKTMPFNVYKRQASAK
- a CDS encoding TlpA family protein disulfide reductase — protein: MTRLITIFLAAFVWVFPVHAFTLVDSDGKTHTLTKYKGKWVLVNFWATWCPPCLEEIPDLNALHENKKNNLVVLGIAMDYQDPKTVLQFADQMMVSYPIILGNSKTAAQIGALTGLPTTYLYNPQGKMVAYNVGALTRQTVESYISKKK